In a genomic window of Myxococcales bacterium:
- a CDS encoding NAD-dependent epimerase/dehydratase family protein yields MPHPTARPLHVVLGAGQIGPLVARRLRARGLAVRMVRRGRFGAELPAGAEGVSADVTDPAALAAAVAGAAVVYHCVNPIYTAWSAQLLPMTRAIVAAVAGAGADLVVLDNLYMYGRAPDGVMREDTPVAPCSRKGALRAEAAELLVAARARGVAVTIGRASDFIGPGATLAAIFGERFWPRALAGKAGEVLGDPDQPHSYSYVDDVADGLVTLGTDPRARDQLWHLPVNPATSTRALIAQVGDALGAELGATRVPLWLVRGLGVFAPMLREVHEMTYQWQAPFVLDDARYRATFGVGATPWPEALAATIAWARARYGAPTLAAA; encoded by the coding sequence ATGCCCCACCCCACCGCGCGTCCCCTCCACGTCGTCCTCGGCGCGGGCCAGATCGGCCCGTTGGTCGCCCGTCGCTTGCGCGCCCGCGGCCTGGCCGTGCGGATGGTCCGCCGCGGGCGCTTCGGCGCCGAGCTGCCGGCCGGCGCCGAGGGTGTGTCGGCCGACGTCACCGACCCGGCGGCGCTGGCGGCGGCGGTCGCGGGCGCGGCCGTCGTCTACCACTGCGTCAACCCGATCTACACGGCGTGGTCCGCGCAGCTGCTGCCGATGACCCGCGCGATCGTCGCCGCGGTCGCCGGCGCCGGCGCCGATCTGGTCGTGCTCGACAACCTGTACATGTACGGGCGCGCGCCCGACGGCGTGATGCGCGAGGACACGCCGGTCGCGCCGTGCTCCCGCAAGGGCGCGCTGCGGGCCGAGGCCGCCGAGCTGCTCGTGGCCGCGCGCGCCCGCGGCGTCGCGGTGACGATCGGCCGCGCCAGCGACTTCATCGGCCCGGGCGCGACCCTGGCGGCGATCTTCGGCGAGCGGTTCTGGCCGCGGGCGCTGGCCGGCAAGGCCGGCGAGGTGCTGGGCGATCCCGACCAGCCGCACTCGTACTCGTACGTCGACGACGTCGCCGACGGCCTGGTCACGCTCGGCACCGATCCGCGCGCGCGCGATCAGCTGTGGCACCTGCCGGTCAACCCGGCCACGTCGACCCGCGCGCTGATCGCGCAGGTCGGGGACGCGCTCGGCGCCGAGCTGGGCGCGACCCGGGTGCCGCTGTGGCTCGTGCGCGGGCTCGGCGTGTTCGCGCCGATGCTGCGCGAGGTCCACGAGATGACGTACCAGTGGCAGGCGCCGTTCGTCCTCGACGACGCCCGCTACCGCGCCACCTTCGGCGTCGGGGCGACGCCGTGGCCCGAGGCGCTGGCCGCGACCATCGCCTGGGCCCGCGCGCGCTACGGCGCGCCGACCTTGGCCGCGGCGTGA
- a CDS encoding LysR family transcriptional regulator has protein sequence MSLQERNAARPGKGARARVERLDWDLVRVFLDVARAGRLAGAAPRAGLDVSTVSRRLDRLEAELGVTLFERGSSGVVLTAAGEKLVPAAEDMARAMGELGVALDAVEAAAEGVVRVTVPPGVADVFVAPALVRFHARHPRVRIDLDASVGYADLTRGEADLALRVRRPERGDLIAQRLVATRSVPATAPAYAAELGRLRTLDAARWIAWGHDLAQLPEARWLTAHVATPPVLRTSSFAAQLNAAAAGLGVTLAPEPYLARSGLAPVRPGRALTAAWAALPIGELWLVGHVALRRVPRVAVLWQFLHDELTQPWT, from the coding sequence ATGTCATTGCAAGAACGCAATGCTGCCCGACCCGGCAAGGGCGCCCGGGCCCGGGTCGAGCGCCTCGACTGGGACCTGGTGCGGGTGTTCCTCGACGTCGCGCGCGCCGGGCGCCTCGCCGGCGCCGCGCCCCGGGCCGGCCTCGACGTGTCGACGGTGAGCCGGCGCCTCGACCGGCTCGAGGCCGAGCTCGGCGTGACGCTGTTCGAGCGCGGCAGCAGCGGCGTCGTGCTGACCGCCGCCGGCGAGAAGCTCGTGCCCGCGGCCGAGGACATGGCCCGGGCCATGGGCGAGCTCGGGGTCGCGCTCGACGCGGTCGAGGCCGCGGCCGAGGGCGTGGTGCGAGTGACCGTGCCGCCCGGCGTCGCCGACGTGTTCGTCGCGCCCGCGCTGGTGCGGTTCCACGCGCGCCACCCGCGCGTGCGCATCGACCTCGACGCCAGCGTCGGCTACGCCGACCTCACCCGCGGCGAGGCCGATCTGGCGCTGCGGGTGCGGCGACCCGAGCGCGGCGATCTGATCGCGCAGCGCCTGGTCGCGACCCGCAGCGTCCCGGCGACGGCGCCGGCCTACGCCGCCGAGCTGGGCCGGCTGCGCACGCTCGACGCCGCGCGCTGGATCGCGTGGGGGCACGACCTCGCGCAGCTCCCCGAGGCCCGCTGGCTGACCGCCCACGTCGCGACGCCGCCGGTGCTGCGCACCAGCTCGTTCGCGGCCCAGCTCAACGCCGCCGCGGCCGGGCTCGGCGTGACGCTCGCGCCCGAGCCGTACCTCGCGCGCTCGGGCCTGGCGCCGGTGCGCCCCGGCCGCGCCCTGACCGCGGCCTGGGCCGCGCTGCCGATCGGCGAGCTGTGGCTGGTCGGGCACGTCGCGCTGCGCCGGGTGCCGCGGGTCGCGGTGCTGTGGCAGTTCCTCCACGACGAGCTGACGCAGCCGTGGACGTGA
- a CDS encoding EVE domain-containing protein — protein sequence MKTEPDTFGIDDLERVKTEPWTGVRNYQARNFMRDQMKVGDAVLFYHSSCAPPGVAGLARVARTGVVDVTQFDPASPYYDPGSKAAEPRWICVDVAFERKLARLLPLDELRANPVLEGMPLFQRGMRLSVQPVSPAHYRAVVAMIDAPARGAGAPPAKAKAPPAKAKAPPAKAKAPPAKAKAR from the coding sequence ATGAAGACCGAGCCCGACACCTTCGGGATCGACGACCTCGAGCGCGTCAAGACCGAGCCGTGGACCGGCGTGCGCAACTACCAGGCCCGCAACTTCATGCGCGATCAGATGAAGGTCGGCGACGCGGTCCTGTTCTATCACTCGAGCTGCGCGCCGCCCGGCGTCGCGGGGCTGGCCCGCGTGGCGCGGACCGGCGTCGTCGACGTCACCCAGTTCGATCCGGCGAGCCCGTACTACGACCCCGGCTCGAAGGCCGCCGAGCCGCGGTGGATCTGCGTCGACGTCGCGTTCGAGCGCAAGCTGGCGCGGCTGCTCCCGCTCGACGAGCTGCGCGCCAACCCCGTGCTCGAGGGCATGCCGCTGTTCCAGCGCGGGATGCGGCTGTCGGTGCAGCCGGTGTCGCCGGCGCACTATCGTGCGGTCGTCGCGATGATCGACGCGCCGGCGCGTGGGGCGGGCGCGCCGCCTGCGAAGGCGAAGGCGCCGCCTGCGAAGGCGAAGGCGCCGCCTGCAAAGGCGAAGGCGCCGCCTGCAAAGGCGAAGGCGCGCTGA